From the Porites lutea chromosome 5, jaPorLute2.1, whole genome shotgun sequence genome, the window TAGAAACCTAAAGAATCACCgtttaacaattaaaaaaacagATATTATATACCTCCTAACAAATGCTGCTAAAACTCTGGATGTCCCGTTGAACGGTACTATTTTCTTCGGTAATACCGGCCAAAAGGACAAAGCgacttttatgaataaaaatattcctataGAGTTATCCTGATCTCGTAGAAACCTAGAGACATCAAGTTCTGCAACACAGTTTTACAATGAAAGCTAGAGTTGATGTACCTGCCACAACAAATGTACTATTTTCTTCGGTAATACCGCCCAGCGGGACAAGACAAATTGATAAGATAAAAGGATTGCTGACTAAACAGGACCAAGAACTCTTCAAAAGTCACAATAAACGCAAACTGCATGAACAATACCGTAAAATCACGCTTCTCTGGCGATAAAACGGCTCCTTTGGCTGTCAGAGGCTagcgtcgcagacgctctaaaccttgtATATgaatggtttagacgagtgcgtgggccggctgcaacgcaggctagcaCAACCGTGGCGCAAGCTCAATTTAGTAGACAACTGGTGATTATAAACATAACATGTGTGAAGTGTTGTGTTACAAAGTCGGTCAACGGAAGGATTGTATGGGCTCGCAAACACATGCGAGGTGTTGTGTTACAGCGGTCACTTGCAAGATTATAAATGGGCTGAgtgtcaggccttcctaaggggctaggggagaggagattttcgCTTCCATTTgtccccttttcccccagaaacgcctgatactcaggctaaactATAAAGGTTGATGGGATCGTGACTGATTTAATTTAAGAACGTTTTCTGGGGAACACGATTTGGCTGCATTTGGTCTGGGAAAGTACTCAGAGAGGAAACGCTTACTTCTCTACTTTGATTGTATGGGGGAATTGTGGCAGTTGGCGAATTTTACATGTCTTTTTCGTCGCTCCGAGCAGTGGGCACCCGGCCGCCCGTGTTCTGCCTTGTCCTTTTCTTTAGCAGTGGAAACTCTGGAGACGGTAAATCGTCGAGATCGGCAGAAATGGGGCTAAAATGTGAATAAAAGATGAGGACGGtaagttaacttttttttctattttttaaaaacaattaaatcaGTCGCGATCCTATACAAACCTTTATAATCTTCTAATCGACCGTTGTAACACAACACTTCACATAAGTTTGCGAGCCAATACAATCCCTCTGTTGAACGACCTTGTAACACAACATCTCGCACATGTTATTACTctggcggagcgcgaagtaagggattcgcgacgctcaggaatgtatcaaagttgccttttttttgacaagattgggcacgcaaagtttgtaggttttcggttttattcggctatttgacgaactgagagccgaattagttcgagatatccagagatcacttcgatttctttttcgctttcccggggtttgaacccactcacctgtgtgacccgtcagatcagaggagactctaagttgagggattagctgattgcgctactgcgacccaggGTAGTTCGAgctatgaaaaatagttatgaaatgatgcactattTTCTGGACAAGACTGGgtgtgcaagttcgtgacttttctgcatgtttcggctatttcacgatATATCTTGATGTCTTGAgttcacttcgagtttagtctttaatttactcgaagaataaatagaggatattacgtggCCGCGTAGAGAAACAAAATTTCTCCTCGAGTGTTGAagaacatttcacgagtgagacctcctttcgaactgctttatgatgaatttaaagttacaaaatgctacacaaagacattttgtctttgttgagtgttacgtagtaaaattgctgtcatgcgttgcgtgactttctcgaacggtgtctacgtttttggattattcatgaaaaattaattaggacatgtttacatttcagcatgagtcagcagatttgcatcagttactgaaatcataaaatatgtcgaaaagctactactattcgcctgtttagtattttctagaacctcatgttaaacggtatacaagttccaagggggttcttttgacgaacgaagttttttcccacgagctggactgctgtgtttagttaAGTGTGACGAAGttcgattttcaagttctgtgtttacaagttggcggaagccgtaggatatctgaagttcaagtgagagtttgttattattggcagaggctgtttagttctacttaagttcaagtcaagtttgtgttggcggatgctgtgtttcaaagctctgtaaaggctattttcctttggtattaaacttccttgagttaatccgacatccccgcgtgctgatagtcagtgaacaATTATTCTCGAAACCTTCgaagttttagccaattccatgctcaacgtaattgactccttacccatgccttacatatctttaatcagtacacgagactgctatgctgtttttgaagcctgatttgactaagaaaaatagagaattattttttccctgtttgttttttagacccaagtcaaatttagaaggatttgtatggagtcatcagagcataactgggctagtatctcagagacaatttgttccgaaatgctagtttttggcaagtaggccccTTGGATGTTGcttttttcagaatatcctgacaaatcccataatttcacaaaataacgccttactcttaccatatttcatttcttactattcctccgcatttacaattaatcagttccacaatcacgacgccgaagtgtacgctccgtagcgtcttctTCCGTGAGATGCCTGTGGTactcccacggtaaaaatccggttcggttgtacccaaaattgcaaagccagccaataggattgcctaaaatctttatcgattatctcttctttcaagccgaccaatcagattgtacaaaatttgtatcgatttttaatcgatttgcttcctctgatGAAAGTCGAAATCAgaacgttccttgccaaatttgtcgcccTTGAGTTATcccactcgtggtttaggatggcttgttaaccagcgaaatccttcgagatactggcaagtcacgaaaggctacctaagccaaattatttcttcccttcatgattcttttttgtttaggtctagctttttcataacgttttagtagcgtctggtcGCGGGCCATGTTTTCtgatagatttttctattcggagttcgccagtttttgccgagcacagctagagttcagttttttccttttttgttatcgaaaacaccttgacgatgggaggttaaaatttcaactcgtacccttgacgattgacggtgaaatcgcgaaaatattgtcctcgtcgatcgacgactcgcttttGGCATGGATTtgacttctggatgggacacggatcaggaccttagtaaacttattataccttgggatcagggataatcattggaactatgttaactttgagaccttggaaacacattgcaattaatttttaaccgtatcaagagcatcttggaatattaaactttcatcttggattaaaacattggaactttatcgaactttgcaaccctgggttcgaccctggataaagcgagcggatgttttgttttgttccattaacctaaaactacgatgtttatttctctttgaaaaagttacctgtggtaacttactaccaagatatgacCTATCTTTTTacatatagttcctgttcaggttaatcagagagcattatgcgcatgttctccattacttgtttccgttaatattccaatttaagttacacggctaaaccttgttttgatgcaaaataacttcttttcttatccaaatcgtgcgacgaaaataactacatagcgatagatcaaaacaagatcaactccatccttgcgaccactgacaactataaatttagcttgcgtagcaggtgtcgaaaggggtaggggatagggaggaagcaaaAAAGGGATGTGAGAGAAATagtagcctgccacgcaggctactataaattcagtaataagcacattaaaccaacccatacaggtaacctactcatcgatgctcataacatgacacatctttccggtttccctaatttttccaaattcagctAGAACGCCATTATGTTTCCATGGACCAACGCATCCCATggaaacgactttaggcgtcttgttaTGTTTATAATCGCCTCGTGTACGGAATTGAGCTTGGGTCACCTGTGCtagtctgtgaacaggctctctgtttaagggaaagggtgaaaaaatcgcgaaaaGAGAGAAGGGAAAGGGTGagagcctgtagacaaacatttgggaCGGTTGTTCCACGGTACCCGCTGTGCATCAGATCCTGATGCGAGCTGAAGCTCTTATTGGCGAGAACACTGACTGTTGACAGGTTTGATTTACATCGCTTTTTTGGTCGGCAAGTAGCACGCgatttgatttaaataaatGGCTTGTAAACAGGTCTTCTGATCTTTAACATGGTGTCTTCTGGCGCTTGACTGATGAGCTTTTTTAGCCACAATGAATgttcttgcatcagagggcaaatcacgccgaccagaaacaataaccgctGAAAATCAATATACGTGTcgcgacctctcagtatgaaataagcggcaaaaatcacactTCCTCAGTTAAAACAAAACCCTACAGAGCATAATCTATCCGCCAAAGAAAAAGCTCATTGCAAAAAGCAGCATTTTAGCACGAGGTAAAAGTTGTCTGTTTCCGCTATTGACCCCCTTTTTGCAAGCGAAATTGACCCGGGGGAGGGGAGTACTtggattaatttttgctgggtatgtgccgctagCCTCTAAGAACCCCTACTCCATTATAGTCTATTGTGTGGCCGATTGTAGACCCCATCGTAGTCACTTtagggcaaatatgtaattttcgcgctcccaacttagtcactttctatttttatgaattgacccattttttagatcgAATGAAAGGATTAAGAACACcttacttttcatctgcagtataaacattctggtacgtttgctaacggtcaatatgaagaactgtcgttccccaaaaaatccgaaaatgtgcgaccccattctagtaacgcTATTGAAAaagcgaccccattatagtcaatccagttgtgaaaatgcgaccccatccagcggcacatccccactgagcctcttataaggaattACCCCCCGGGGAAATTGATTACATTCCAATTCATCgtttgaggaactcataaagattaaagtactatttattctgagacaaggaatgtttagatagcaaaatctcaaaacgtctttaacccacataagagctttcccggccgccagccaaatgccgcgtcacgcaaaagcctggaaattcaaccGTCCTTTgtcgcaaaacaaagaacacttTCGAacagaaaatttgtttaaactAAGATATTTAGGTGCTGAAATACCTCACGAAAGTAGACACACACATGAATCgatagtttgtttgttttggtggcgtcaaggcatataaaaagcgGGGAGCGGGGGTTACTCTCATATATGGGCAATATAGGTACGTGCcacggaatagggtatggtttttgaggttctaggtccttaaatagggtatctttttggacccttttgtttctgtgtccctggtgtggtccttagatagggtaacttaattgtattatctaatactgcaGTGTGAAAATGCCCGCCTAAACGAACGGTTTCTTTTAAACTTGATGTATCCGTTTaagtattctagtattttatgcttgatgctatacatccaatgttacagagaagaaatagaGTTTTCCTTTCCATGCTAtgaataattttgttctttccttgaatagggtgtcatttttcggctttgggccttaaaaagggtatcagttttcgctttcttagtccttaaatagggtccGGGTTCAccaaccttcgcggcacacccctatccaaaattcgcgggagtaccccccccgggatAAAAAGGGAAGAGGTCTTGCTTCCGGTTGctgtccgtcgctcaaaaacgcctgaGCTCAAGGTAAACTTTATACgtggcaacgaaaacgtcacgcATTCCGCGCAATCTGAATTTTCTGGGCGAAACGGctttttttgggggaattttCTGTTTAGAATATCCGAGTAGACGCAGCGAGAAAGTAAATTGTCATTTCgtaaactacagattttcatttcgtaaACTACAGATTGTCATTTCGCAAACTGTAGgtagattttcatttcgcaaactacagattttcatttccattttcaGATTTTCGTTTCGCTCCATTTCGTTTCGCAAACTGCAGTAAGCCATAGTATGATTTGGTGTTAAGCCGTTCGGTCGAGCCAGCGAATTACAGTGAACTGACGGCAATGTGTAGCCACCAGAAAACAAAGCTCTGCACAACTTATATgtaagcaggggcacccaacgagaatataattcaaaaccacttaaacatagcattgttaaatgtattttagtatttaaacgatataggcatatttttatcccctaaaaatgtttcatctgttcggatttcccagctgaaagtctagtgatatagggatcaaaagttaccttttcgaaaatttcagcccgaaaaaaggctcccgaaaattctaggtgaccttttaagagtaaaaaatccgttaaaaatgggcaattataccatattttagatgttcgaaaatcccaggagaggcaggcaagcaagaaattttacaacaaatgttccgaaaattctagatctcaaatcgtcttccgaacagatattttccgaaaattgtcgttgggtgcccctgtgtaaGCAAGACATTCAATATTAGCAAAACTTAAATGAAATAGACCTAACGCAAGAGatttttgcaaacaaaaacGAGAAATATCAGATTAGTCTTTTAACTCAACTGAAGTAAACATTTACAGATACAACACGTACCTACAAAGTTGGTCCCTCACCTTGCACGTGAGACTAATCACTTTCTATTTTATTCGCAAATTTGCAAACATAATTGAGCTCCGTGGCGGACGCTAGGGATAGGGAATCACAACAGAACTGAATTCGTCATCACTAGGCGTCTCTGCTACTCTAGTATTTTCTTCCATCATGTTTACTAGGGACACCGGATGGCTAAGAGTCAGATTTGTACGCACCTGATAGATATTAAATCCATGCCGTGCAAGCACGAAACCAAACACAATAAATGAATGTTTTGCCCCTGAACACTTCCGACCAGTTACCAGTTAAAGCTGGATAATAGCTAGATACGATGTACTTGAATCGTGATGGTAAAGCCTTTACAACTACTACAGTAGAAAGGGCTTTACATGTACTATGAGAAAAATTTCGTGACATCGTCTTTACGTTACCGTGGTGAACCTGACAGGTCCACTTGAAACTTTCCATGCGTTGTTTTGCGTGATCGCGTGtacaaacactttttcttgatTTATCAAAAACCCTGTCTCGATATATTCACGTCGCCTTAGAGACACATGATTATTGGTTTGTTTATTTCGGCGGGCATTTGGGTTTTTCGTAAGTTGTATCGTAAGAGAAAAACGTTTGTTCAACACGGAGAGTGAGAGATCATTGAGGTCAAAGTCGCATTGCAAGGACCGTTTGTTTTTGGTATTAATACCGGTCGCGTGTCAAAATGTATCAAGCTTGTGTGAGTGAAAGTTATGTATGCGTGGAAATTGTGATCGTCGCAGTGCTGGTGCTCATGTTTGTGAATGAATAaaggttgtctttacactaggctgttaagtaagacttcagagccgctaagttttacttaagcAAAAATTCGtatgtgaaggcctaagtaaaatctcaagtaactttgctttgcatctcattaaagtcggaaagttgaaacgagtcaagaaagtttcaagcgacttgaaaaccatccttacgTGACCGACTctgacttgcggttttgcggtttcttgagctttgagaaagacatgtcaatcaatcttaattttgttgaagctttattttacttgaattaattaaaatttacttgtcttgaaatatttcttagcttatttaggctctagtgtaaagactaccataATCTCTTTGTGATTTTTGAAGAAATGCAGGAACAGTCTATAGCAAGTGGCcttaggtggttttcacgttacgtcatcgccgccatgctggtggacggtaaacaaaagatcgcttagtagttcgttttgtttgtccaccagaatttgttcatttcaccattgttatttgtgtctcccgagattgcatgaaaaccacctagtGATTTTAATATACCTTTGGTACATTTGGCACGCAATCTCGAGTTTGCCGGTGTCGAGTTGATGTTGAGCGAACTCTTGACCCAAAAAATGTTTGGATGTCAGCCTCAACTACAGCGTAATTTTGGTCCAAATGTGGCCTAATTTAGCTCGAACAGGATTACAGAAATATGCAGCGTGCAGACAGCGGTCATTATCGTGTCACCGTTCAGCCAAAATGATAGCGTGATTTGGGCCCAATTTTTGCATCGTTGGAGTTTTGTTAGGATTTGGGTTCtattttggtttattttgtgGCTCCAATATTTACGTTTCAGAGAGGCTCGTTTTGGTTCACCTTTGGTTGAACTTTTTAGGGTCCTGTTTTGGTTTATTTCGGCCCGGGTTTGGCTGAAAATTATGGCCCAATTTACCTTCTGGCTAGAGCGTTAATTGGGTAACGCCGCACATTTATAATCGCCTCGTGTACTGAATTCGCATGACGAATATATGTTACGGTTTACTTACATGGCAAACGCTCATTCCACATAGTTTATTCGTTTCTTACTGGCTTAAATTTCACGTGcaatttttgttattaaacCAACTAGGATTGACCAAATTTTGAAGCAGATGTTGGCTTCAATACtgtataaaaaaaagtttcggTTTCCTCTCTTTCGTTTCCGGTCATATTACTTTCTCATGTCTTTTAATAGCAAGGCGACAAACGGCAAATTTGCAGATTAGGATGGCTTCCAAAGTTTTCGTTTTTAGCTTGAAATTCTCAAGTAGGGTCGATATCTTGCAGCTGACTCTCATGAAAATGTGGCTTTCCACATTTCTAAAATACCCACTAAACGGTTACCACTCGCTAATGGTAGGGCAttacttttcagtttttaagCACAGTGAACTGAGATGAAATAGAGCTTTTCAACAAGTTAACAGTGGAGCATCGGCCCAGCCTTGTTTGTCATGATGCCATATGGTATGACTCAGCCAAACAAGCTATTCTAATGTAAGGCAATTTTCAGTCCAACCTCGCCGTCAATAATAGCTTCGATGTGCGTGGACGCGAGCTAACACCGAGCCGAGATAAGCTTTTTACGGCAAGGTATAACGGATTGGCGAAAGCTatgcagaaaaatatttttatgtgATCTCAAAATTTCCAGTTTATGTTTTAGATAGCTTTTGTGTGACCGTTTATTTCGTGTTTGCCGCAAATCTCGGATTTTCGAGCAACGTGCTGTTGTCTCTGCGCGTATTTGTGCATAATTTCGCCACTCCTTGTTCtgagatcaaaacttacctgacACTTGCTTGCAAATCTTTGTAGCGTTTTTATCCTTATCCAAACGTGGAGAAGAAAATAGCTTACGAAGTAGGATTGCCGGAGTAACACAGTTAATTTCGCTGCATCATTTGCGTATGGTTTAATGAACCGTCGCGTGGAAAAAATCTATGTGATGCTTCTTTCTGGGAAGACTACACATTTCTCCCGACTATTGGTCACAAATAGACACGTGATAGGTTTCCAGTCCCCAATATGAGTGTGTACGTATCTGTAAACAAACGCTGTGACCGTGCATCATGTTTCGTTGGCGTATGTGGCTGGTTtcgaaatattgtaaagcgTCTACCTtcgtatttttatcttttctacTCATACTGATTTGTAGCTTTATGGTTTATTCATTTTCCCCTTATGTGCTTATCAGCGATAGAATTCCTAAACCCGACGAAAGGCTCGGGAATTTGACGGAAGGTGCAAATGCTACCATTGAAGCTAGCAACTGCTCGGAAACTACGGATATATTGCCAGATTTCATCGAGTGCAAAAGGGGAACATTGCTCTACTCTGCGTGGTTTGATGATCGACATGCTCAAAATTATATCCAGGTATTGTTAATGACTTCACGTAGGAACCAACCACCGCCTCTCTCATGTCGTTTCCAAAATGGGCCAACTTCTACCATCTCTGTAAGGGCTGTTACTCCGTATTATGAAATCAACAAACGATACAGCAACAAACGTTATGGTCTCTTCGTGGCGTCCTGCATTCTTTCGAAAGATTTGGTCGGCATACCGAATTTTGTGAACGTCTCGATAGCTGACGAATGTACGGTTGTGTTACCTGTGGGAAACACAAGAAACATATCTTACAAGAGAGATTACGGAATTTGCATTCCTCCGATGTTTGGAAATATTCGAGTCGCCGAGGTAGTCGAGTTTGTGGAAATGTCGCAGCTTTTAGGAGCGTCatattttacgttttatgacTACAGTATCTCTGACAGTGTGAGGAAAATGCTTAGCTACTACGAAAGAAAAGGGGTAGCACAAGTTCTTCCTTGGAATTTACCCACCTATATAACAGACCAAGATGTCCATTATTATGGGCAAATTTTTTCCATGCAAGACTGTTTGTTCCGATCAATAAATCGTCTCAACTTCGTTGCGTTCAACGATTTAGACGAGTTTATAACCCCGCTTCAGGATGAAAGCATGCCTTCTCTACTTTACAGTATCCACGACTCTAACTATTGCGGCCACTGTTTTCCAAGCGCACGATTTCCCACTGTAGATAGCTTGACTCAAAACTATTCTCTTTTCACTCAAAACGTTCTACGTCGTTCACCTCAAGCTGATTCGTCACACACCAAATGCGTTGATGATCCACAAAGAGTGTTTGAACATGGAGTACATCTTATCATGCAACCATTCGAAGGCTACAAAACTAACCAGGTGAACTGGAACAAAGCTAGAGTTTTCCATTACAGAAAATGTCAACCTCCACGTAACTCGGGCGCTGATATGGAAGTAGATACAACCATGCATAAATACGGCGAGCTATTGAGAAAGAATGTGATTTCAAGCTTCGTTAAGTCTAAGGTCTTTAATAATTCACAACCCTACATAGAAATCGTGAGAACTCGTTAAGGAAGAGAATGAATCGTTTTCATTTCTACTGAAGAGTCAATTAGTTTGTGAACCTGGGTAGTATAATTGGAGTTAATAAAAATTAACCAAGCGCTTAAAACGTTACGGTGGGTGAACCGTTTAACACAGGCCGAgctgtattgtattgtatttttatttttactccatcCTATAGATAATACATTAGTTGTACAATATCAATAAGTACAAGGTTGATTAAACTACGTGTagatagtaaaaaaaaagaaagttagaATGGAGAAGGGCACATTATAGTAAACTAATAATTATGGCCCTTTAACAGGATTGATTTTATTCTAATATAActttgttattcattaaaacacaaacacgaaCGCACACACACGCGCACAGAAGTCAATATTAagcaagataatattttttaagtgccttttttaaattttcgatGATTTATTGCGAATAGAAAGGGGGAGATCGTTCCATATTCAAATAAAAGACACCAACACGAGaaactaaattatttaaacacacacaaaaactaTCCAGCTTCAAAAGACGCGGCCATCATCATCGCTGGCCGCTGATGGTACAGAAATACAGCTGGTGTATTTCTAGATCATGCAAAGGCATCTGATATGGTAAACCATAAGATTCTGCAAGAAAAGCTTGAACATCACGGAATTAGAGGTGTAGGGATTACCTTACTAAcagaaagcaaattttaaaatacaaatcaGGCAACTCAGACAGTTTAATAATTGAATGTGGGTACCACGGGGATCAGTGCTAGGACCactcttttttcttatttatatcaatgacAATTATGAAAGCTCCaggattttatcatttattttttttggcagataacacaaatttatttcatagtCACAGTGGTAAAAACCTAAATAATCTGCTCAACACAATTGATAAGATTAAATGAAACAATTGATAGGATTAAATGAAATTACCCTGTGGCTTTCAGTCTATAAATTATCTGTGAATATAAATAAAAGTCACTTCACAAtatttaagacaaaaaagaaaagacaacgAAGGatatataatgataataataataataataataataataataataataataataataataataataataataataataataaatgttatttagccagggttaCCTCCTCTTCAGCATAAAATGCTGATATCAATGAGGGTCCTGGAAAAAATCTATATAACTAGCCAAATTTACAGTAaccaaaaatatattaaaagttaaaaatacaacaatatttaaaaaaaacattttaagccaaaatacaACAATTAAAGTACACTTAAAGCCAAACTGATAAAAACTTTTCAAGTAACTAAAAAGCTTTTGATGTATGTAATGCCAAAATacgagttttaaaaattacaattgACGTAAAATCCTTCATTACACTTggaatattattaaaaagtttcgattcattaaaataaaaagacttcCTTGCCGTCTAAGTTCTGACTTTGAGGAGCAGCAAGTTCTGCCTACTTCCCCTCGTTAGTAAGATGTCTCATCAGAAATATCTTAAACTGGACAGGAATAATAGCTAGAGCTAGGCATTACTTGTCTCGCAAAAGTGCAGTCACTATCTATAATatattgatttaatttatatactaaaacagtggatagtgcttttcgcgcgctctgattggctactcaatcagtgactatcctgcactattcactgattcacctccagttcctccgagtgagcgacgccaaactcgcgtaggttgcgagcaaaatgctttcccggtttgctgccgtaacaaactaagaaatttcacaactaatcaagcaagctatttccgaaatacatgaagaaggtgacgaagttcggtttggaagttttaacacgtaaagctttgtctttttgtctCGGCCGATCGATCAACGACTGGTTTCCGCTCACCCGAGTTAATTTTGCATGCGAACTTGCcgtgttttcttttcctttttttttttttcactgatccGGTGACCGTAATAGGAGACATCACTATTTACAAAAcgaagtaaaagaaaagaagcttttgtttcaagaaccaaTGCACCTCTGGTTGGCACATTAATATCAGTAGGTGATGTCATAGTGGATATTGCTATAATGGTCAAAATGCTAACATGTTTTTCATTATAATACatatttaagaaaataattggTCAATAAACAAATTGGCGCCAAATCCCTAAtgttttgttgcgtgacagtttatggtttttttttaaggacACGTTTAGCATGAAGTGGGATCGGTTGTTTCTTACTGACACTTTTAGTACCGTTTTTATGGGCTTAATGTATCTGTTGACACTGGAATCCTGATACGAGTGAGTTTATTTTTGTTCAGTTAAAGTCATTAAACTGATGTGCTGGTCTTGGATTTATAGTCGCATTTGTTCGTCAAGAAAACTGAG encodes:
- the LOC140936753 gene encoding beta-1,4-galactosyltransferase galt-1-like; the protein is MVYSFSPYVLISDRIPKPDERLGNLTEGANATIEASNCSETTDILPDFIECKRGTLLYSAWFDDRHAQNYIQVLLMTSRRNQPPPLSCRFQNGPTSTISVRAVTPYYEINKRYSNKRYGLFVASCILSKDLVGIPNFVNVSIADECTVVLPVGNTRNISYKRDYGICIPPMFGNIRVAEVVEFVEMSQLLGASYFTFYDYSISDSVRKMLSYYERKGVAQVLPWNLPTYITDQDVHYYGQIFSMQDCLFRSINRLNFVAFNDLDEFITPLQDESMPSLLYSIHDSNYCGHCFPSARFPTVDSLTQNYSLFTQNVLRRSPQADSSHTKCVDDPQRVFEHGVHLIMQPFEGYKTNQVNWNKARVFHYRKCQPPRNSGADMEVDTTMHKYGELLRKNVISSFVKSKVFNNSQPYIEIVRTR